The region cagaaggaggagaagaaggagagaaggaggagggtgACAGCATGGCCCATTTTGAAGGAGTGGTGGTGGCAGCAGTGGGACTCGGAGTCCCAGAGTGCACCTCCATCCTCCCTCACCGAGGAGTTCACTGATCTGCAGTGTGCATGTCAGGGGACAGAGAATGTCTGCACCGTCTCCGAGCTCCTTCCAGAAACACAGTATTACTTCAGCGTCTTTGTGATCGACAGGCTGAACGGGACGAGCATGGCCTACAAGGGGACATTTGCTCGTACGCACGAGGAGGCTCGACCGGCGATCACCAACCTCAGAGACGGTGAACTGAGGTGGGTGACCTTTCAAGATAGAGGCTCCCGCTCAGAGCAGTTCTTCAGTTTCAGACCTCGAGGTTTACAGCAGAGTGGCCTCCTCACCCTGCAGAGCTGCGGCAAAGGGGAAAAAGTGAAAGTCACTGTGTCAAGTAAAGGTCAAGTTTTAAGCACAAAAGCTGTAAAAGGAGATCTGGAGCACATCTGGCTACAGGGAAGTCCTTCATATCTCATCCACTTGGAGAGAGAAGGAACTACAACAGATCCAGCTCTACCTGGAGGTCTGACTGCTTCAGTTAAACTGCAGACTTCCTCGGCTTATCACCGCAGAGGGGTCCCATCTCTACCCTCCACTCTGCAGATCAAATCCTTTAACCGGTTACGGGGTTGCAACAGTGTCACTCTGGCATGGATGGGCACAGAGGAAAGAAGCTTGTACTGCGTGTACCGTAGAAAGCTAGGAAACAGCGATGCAGAGACTGGGGCTCTAACTGCACCCTGTCTGGGGCCAGAGTCCCGCTCTGACACCGAGAGAGTTCTCTGCAAGTATTTCCAGGAGCTGAATCCTCGGCGGGCCGTCACCACAGCTGTGATCGGGGGCCTGGAGCCAGGGATGGCCTACGTGTTTGATGTCTATCTAATGAGACGCTGGGGGATCCCTATTAAATACGCCAGCAAGATGGTGAAGACCAGAAAGGAGTGCTGAGCTGCTGCCCCCTACAGGAGGTTTTTAGACTGTCCCTGtggaaaggggaaaaaatgtcg is a window of Cheilinus undulatus linkage group 6, ASM1832078v1, whole genome shotgun sequence DNA encoding:
- the ndnfl gene encoding protein NDNF, with protein sequence MALTSLSWCFGAALVLFWPQTHSALAPENEVPLRPTTWLPEGKMTAITLPKGRTRRLYFTLKKKTPGMMVTVSPCDVPIEWSLAARTLKDKPLKSLQWSTKKSVPEVWWRGPGTEEKLHSFTGNTVDTYRGPSYPQTSVYILRLRSKQKTSRATVFLHEGLGPSGAFPLLPADPRVHTLGVGMTSVTLSWAPSASITSLPPTQKSYEYCVLANSQQNYPNVCAARQSVRKEKDQKEEKKERRRRVTAWPILKEWWWQQWDSESQSAPPSSLTEEFTDLQCACQGTENVCTVSELLPETQYYFSVFVIDRLNGTSMAYKGTFARTHEEARPAITNLRDGELRWVTFQDRGSRSEQFFSFRPRGLQQSGLLTLQSCGKGEKVKVTVSSKGQVLSTKAVKGDLEHIWLQGSPSYLIHLEREGTTTDPALPGGLTASVKLQTSSAYHRRGVPSLPSTLQIKSFNRLRGCNSVTLAWMGTEERSLYCVYRRKLGNSDAETGALTAPCLGPESRSDTERVLCKYFQELNPRRAVTTAVIGGLEPGMAYVFDVYLMRRWGIPIKYASKMVKTRKEC